One genomic window of Misgurnus anguillicaudatus chromosome 12, ASM2758022v2, whole genome shotgun sequence includes the following:
- the slc46a2 gene encoding solute carrier family 46 member 2 isoform X1, giving the protein MDPFNQRGPNAFSNVFIRFYDFMVFKMSCSCRELIVPVVFCAQVASSFFDTALQMVVKERSATNSTDPDQEQKAITNFNMTFNMILKFMPIVPAIILAKIGDKGYRKVPIVVPLVGYFLSRGLLLLDILLEWPLQVLYAVPVIHGLCGGFASYWAGVMALVSVRAREDVRSLSIMRTELVYGIAGFIGSLASGHLFNLYTVDLKHGVLLSGFSVLLYFFSLLYAALFLRIGHLAALGDGQERRESVGIINQDAHDKINIILLYGSGILYDIAVAGGMEMLAAYVLKDPLNWGATEVGYGNAVGSLIFITSFVGVKLFTRCSVRDEGMIIIGMISFAVGIYFMAFVTTTPMYFLARSITLFALIPMPTIRSLLSKQVKGTSYGITFVMLQLSFKLASLVTTPIYTKIYQATLDTFPGFVFVLSSIFTVLSMIPISYVVLGFPVKCCRMALSKTQWI; this is encoded by the exons ATGGATCCGTTTAATCAACGAGGACCAAATGCATTTAGTAACGTTTTCATTCGGTTTTATGACTTTATGGTGTTCAAGATGTCCTGTTCCTGTCGTGAACTTATTGTACCTGTGGTCTTCTGTGCCCAGGTGGCCAGCTCGTTTTTTGACACCGCTCTCCAAATGGTTGTCAAAGAGCGAAGTGCCACCAACTCCACAGACCCAGACCAGGAGCAGAAAGCCATCACAAACTTCAACATGACCTTCAACATGATACTTAAATTTATGCCCATTGTGCCTGCGATCATCTTGGCAAAGATTGGAGACAAAGGTTACAGAAAAGTGCCAATTGTCGTTCCGCTAGTTGGATACTTTCTGTCCAGAGGTTTGCTTCTGCTGGATATTTTACTGGAATGGCCTCTTCAGGTGTTGTACGCAGTGCCTGTGATTCACGGACTGTGTGGTGGATTCGCATCATACTGGGCAGGCGTGATGGCGCTGGTGTCGGTGCGCGCACGTGAAGACGTGCGCTCTTTGAGCATTATGAGAACCGAACTGGTGTATGGCATCGCTGGCTTCATCGGCAGCTTAGCTTCTGGACATTTATTTAATCTCTACACAGTTGACCTGAAACACGGAGTACTTTTATCAGGATTCAGTGTTCTGCTTTACTTCTTCTCTCTGCTCTATGCGGCATTGTTTCTGCGGATCGGTCATCTCGCTGCGCTTGGAGATGGACAGGAGAGACGGGAGAGTGTCGGGATCATAAACCAAGACGCTCATGATAAGATAAACATAATTTTGCTTTACGGCAGTGGAATTTTGTATGATATAGCCGTGGCGGGGGGGATGGAGATGTTGGCGGCGTATGTGCTTAAAGACCCCCTAAACTGGGGCGCTACAGAAGTGGGTTACGGAAATGCGGTCGGGTCCCTTATTTTCATTACCAGTTTTGTTGGTGTGAAGTTGTTTACTAGATGTTCTGTTAGAGACGAGGGTATGATCATTATCGGTATGATCTCATTTGCAGTTGGGATTTACTTTATGGCATTTGTGACCACAACTCCAATGTACTTTTTGG cTCGCTCTATCACACTGTTTGCTCTTATACCAATGCCCACCATTCGCTCTCTGCTCTCCAAACAAGTCAAGGGAACTT CATACGGTATTACCTTTGTCATGCTCCAATTGTCATTTAAACTTGCTAGCTTGGTCACCACACCCATCTACACCAAGATCTATCAGGCCACACTTGACACCTTCCCTGGGTTTGTCTTCGTACTGTCCAGCATATTCACTGTCCTGTCTATGATACCCATCAG TTATGTTGTTTTGGGTTTTCCTGTAAAGTGTTGTAGGATGGCGCTCAGCAAGACACAGTGGATATGA
- the slc46a2 gene encoding solute carrier family 46 member 2 isoform X2 — MDPFNQRGPNAFSNVFIRFYDFMVFKMSCSCRELIVPVVFCAQVASSFFDTALQMVVKERSATNSTDPDQEQKAITNFNMTFNMILKFMPIVPAIILAKIGDKGYRKVPIVVPLVGYFLSRGLLLLDILLEWPLQVLYAVPVIHGLCGGFASYWAGVMALVSVRAREDVRSLSIMRTELVYGIAGFIGSLASGHLFNLYTVDLKHGVLLSGFSVLLYFFSLLYAALFLRIGHLAALGDGQERRESVGIINQDAHDKINIILLYGSGILYDIAVAGGMEMLAAYVLKDPLNWGATEVGYGNAVGSLIFITSFVGVKLFTRCSVRDEGMIIIGMISFAVGIYFMAFVTTTPMYFLARSITLFALIPMPTIRSLLSKQVKGTSYGITFVMLQLSFKLASLVTTPIYTKIYQATLDTFPGFVFVLSSIFTVLSMIPISVVGWRSARHSGYERIQGN, encoded by the exons ATGGATCCGTTTAATCAACGAGGACCAAATGCATTTAGTAACGTTTTCATTCGGTTTTATGACTTTATGGTGTTCAAGATGTCCTGTTCCTGTCGTGAACTTATTGTACCTGTGGTCTTCTGTGCCCAGGTGGCCAGCTCGTTTTTTGACACCGCTCTCCAAATGGTTGTCAAAGAGCGAAGTGCCACCAACTCCACAGACCCAGACCAGGAGCAGAAAGCCATCACAAACTTCAACATGACCTTCAACATGATACTTAAATTTATGCCCATTGTGCCTGCGATCATCTTGGCAAAGATTGGAGACAAAGGTTACAGAAAAGTGCCAATTGTCGTTCCGCTAGTTGGATACTTTCTGTCCAGAGGTTTGCTTCTGCTGGATATTTTACTGGAATGGCCTCTTCAGGTGTTGTACGCAGTGCCTGTGATTCACGGACTGTGTGGTGGATTCGCATCATACTGGGCAGGCGTGATGGCGCTGGTGTCGGTGCGCGCACGTGAAGACGTGCGCTCTTTGAGCATTATGAGAACCGAACTGGTGTATGGCATCGCTGGCTTCATCGGCAGCTTAGCTTCTGGACATTTATTTAATCTCTACACAGTTGACCTGAAACACGGAGTACTTTTATCAGGATTCAGTGTTCTGCTTTACTTCTTCTCTCTGCTCTATGCGGCATTGTTTCTGCGGATCGGTCATCTCGCTGCGCTTGGAGATGGACAGGAGAGACGGGAGAGTGTCGGGATCATAAACCAAGACGCTCATGATAAGATAAACATAATTTTGCTTTACGGCAGTGGAATTTTGTATGATATAGCCGTGGCGGGGGGGATGGAGATGTTGGCGGCGTATGTGCTTAAAGACCCCCTAAACTGGGGCGCTACAGAAGTGGGTTACGGAAATGCGGTCGGGTCCCTTATTTTCATTACCAGTTTTGTTGGTGTGAAGTTGTTTACTAGATGTTCTGTTAGAGACGAGGGTATGATCATTATCGGTATGATCTCATTTGCAGTTGGGATTTACTTTATGGCATTTGTGACCACAACTCCAATGTACTTTTTGG cTCGCTCTATCACACTGTTTGCTCTTATACCAATGCCCACCATTCGCTCTCTGCTCTCCAAACAAGTCAAGGGAACTT CATACGGTATTACCTTTGTCATGCTCCAATTGTCATTTAAACTTGCTAGCTTGGTCACCACACCCATCTACACCAAGATCTATCAGGCCACACTTGACACCTTCCCTGGGTTTGTCTTCGTACTGTCCAGCATATTCACTGTCCTGTCTATGATACCCATCAG TGTTGTAGGATGGCGCTCAGCAAGACACAGTGGATATGAGAGAATTCAAGGGAACTAA